The following are from one region of the Aspergillus chevalieri M1 DNA, chromosome 1, nearly complete sequence genome:
- a CDS encoding transcription factor TFIIE subunit TFA2 (BUSCO:EOG09264CND;~COG:K;~EggNog:ENOG410PHVN;~InterPro:IPR003166,IPR016656,IPR040501;~PFAM:PF18121,PF02186;~go_component: GO:0005673 - transcription factor TFIIE complex [Evidence IEA];~go_process: GO:0006367 - transcription initiation from RNA polymerase II promoter [Evidence IEA]), translating into MSHLQQQLKSFNAGVMDYAHRMPQQRRFIHNGNSTSTSQAPSSAASTPTPGIDPKRKRHDADIVYSQPANTGTGKDIMTQVFFAIEHMKNKGIPLKFSDIVSYLSLQHRANDEGYIQALRSILQVHEKVEFDPSGANGEGTFAFRPPHNIRSGEQLLQKLQAQTTGAGMSVRELREGWPQVEETINKLEKEGKLLVTRNKKDDHAKMVWANDPSLIVHFDDEFRQIWEKIRIPDQQTVKEELEKAGITPTSKNKVVKARPKVEHKKVKKPRRSGKTTNTHMMGILRDYSHLKR; encoded by the coding sequence ATGTCACACCTTCAGCAGCAACTCAAGAGCTTCAACGCCGGTGTCATGGACTATGCGCACCGGATGCCGCAACAGCGACGCTTTATCCATAACGGCAACTCCACGAGCACGTCGCAAGCACCATCCTCAGCAGCGTCGACACCAACACCCGGTATCGACCCGAAGCGCAAAAGGCACGATGCGGACATCGTCTACTCGCAACCCGCCAACACCGGCACGGGTAAAGACATCATGACGCAGGTGTTTTTCGCCATCGAGCATATGAAGAATAAAGGCATCCCGCTCAAGTTTTCGGATATCGTATCGTACCTCTCCCTCCAGCACCGTGCAAATGATGAGGGTTATATCCAGGCGCTGCGGAGTATTCTGCAGGTGCATGAGAAGGTAGAATTTGACCCGAGTGGCGCGAATGGGGAGGGCACGTTTGCCTTCCGCCCGCCGCACAATATTCGCTCCGGTGAGCAGCTTCTGCAGAAACTGCAGGCGCAAACTACGGGCGCGGGGATGAGTGTTCGAGAACTACGCGAAGGTTGGCCGCAGGTGGAAGAGACGATTAACAAGCTGGAGAAGGAAGGGAAACTCCTTGTGACGCGTAACAAGAAGGATGACCATGCCAAGATGGTCTGGGCGAACGACCCTTCATTGATTGTACACTTTGACGACGAGTTCCGTCAAATTTGGGAAAAGATTCGGATCCCGGATCAGCAGACTGTCAAGGAGGAACTGGAAAAGGCCGGTATTACGCCGACAAGCAAGAACAAGGTCGTTAAGGCACGACCAAAGGTTGAGCATAAGAAGGTCAAGAAGCCCCGTCGTAGTGGAAAGACGACCAATACCCACATGATGGGTATCTTGAGAGATTACTCTCATCTTAAGCGTTAA
- the RIB3 gene encoding 3,4-dihydroxy-2-butanone-4-phosphate synthase RIB3 (BUSCO:EOG09263Z8I;~COG:H;~EggNog:ENOG410QEE6;~InterPro:IPR000422,IPR017945;~PFAM:PF00926;~go_function: GO:0008686 - 3,4-dihydroxy-2-butanone-4-phosphate synthase activity [Evidence IEA];~go_process: GO:0009231 - riboflavin biosynthetic process [Evidence IEA]), translating to MPSSPSDSVLQFDPIEDTVEAFKRGEFIIALDSQDRENEGDLIIAAESVTDAQMAFLVRFTSGLICAPITPEIADRLSLPQMVTHNADPKGTAYTISIDSSDPSVTTGISAQDRSLACRTLASPTARFEDFRRPGHIIPLRARPGGVRERTGHTEAAVDLCRLAGKSPVGVIAELVEDGEMTEGVAEMRGSNGMMRRDGCLRFGKKWGIKVCTIEDLVEYIERTEGKLAASINGKH from the exons ATGCCTTCTTCGCCGTCAGACTCCGTTCTCCAATTCGACCCGATTGAAGACACTGTCGAAGCTTTTA AGAGAGGAGAGTTTATTATTGCGCTGGATTCGCAAGACCGCGAGAATGAAGGCGATCTTATTATCGCTGCGGAATCAGTCACTGATGCCCAGATGGCATTCCTCGTTCGGTTCACAAG CGGTCTAATCTGCGCTCCCATTACCCCCGAAATCGCCGACCgcctctccctcccccaaaTGGTTACTCATAACGCCGACCCTAAAGGCACCGCCTACACCATCTCCATCGACTCCAGCGACCCCTCCGTAACAACCGGCATCTCCGCACAGGACCGCTCCCTCGCCTGCCGCACCCTGGCCTCCCCAACCGCCCGCTTCGAAGACTTCCGGCGCCCGGGCCACATTATCCCGCTGCGCGCGCGGCCCGGCGGCGTGCGCGAACGAACGGGACACACCGAGGCTGCTGTTGACCTGTGCAGGTTGGCAGGTAAGAGCCCTGTGGGTGTTATTGCAGAGTTGGTTGAGGATGGGGAGATGACCGAAGGAGTCGCTGAGATGAGAGGGAGCaatgggatgatgaggagggatGGGTGTTTGCGGTTTGGGAAGAAGTGGGGGATTAAGGTGTGTACGATTGAGGATTTGGTGGAGTATATTGAGAGGACGGAGGGGAAGTTGGCTGCGTCTATTAATGGAAAGCATTGA
- a CDS encoding uncharacterized protein (COG:S;~EggNog:ENOG410PIFW;~InterPro:IPR001810,IPR039719,IPR036047;~PFAM:PF00646,PF12937;~go_function: GO:0005515 - protein binding [Evidence IEA]), producing MDTLPVEILFEIIDYLTPREQVLLQFVSKSLLALARDNILWKLHCYEKSWANYETTRPRPAETASLVGNPTASLSSLGQESLRSLIQPRSTALNETGPDGRNGHSSSLVERSRAATAWDPSYEKEEIDWYSEYRDRHGPISFSWLQQPYTRSRNNKKEAPEVKGIGLLRGRNSAGHHKVVAPLEDGSVCIWDLNHSYSAAPQSTKGRVLGVSAPGILTASNSASEFLNLGECVSVDSVRRRAYMAVGNVLNEVDLETLQVVTQQRYPCPVFALSQETDYSAPLTLATWLNLYIHDPRLSAPGSVEPDVTYALLSQPNPLSILHPPSLHEHAILVAGRFPAILHYDRRFFPHLQNIVHSGGSLCGLASAPSPQFSVCADSNGSDVQKIVACGEYKGRGSLELYNLTPSETSSGLSSAAYQNRQSAARSKLLSVASHGVRLVYSDADGNVKWVERDGRSEIRHWNINNHLSDMKANQRTANSGAAEEPDEDDAETGGLFTSSRGNNEVVQKVMPTGGSLMDDELLIWTGERIGRLQFSGIPEPDLNQGDEEEDIPIDEELDSTTRERLRDQRREQLRRENEYARTMRRALERQADEVRRMGGFGL from the exons ATGGACACGCTACCGGTAGAAATCCTCTTCGAAATCATCGACT ATCTCACACCCCGCGAACAAGTCCTGCTACAATTCGTCTCAAAAAGTCTCCTCGCCCTCGCCCGCGATAATATCCTCTGGAAACTTCACTGCTACGAGAAATCATGGGCTAATTACGAGACCACCCGTCCCCGCCCCGCAGAGACTGCGAGCCTCGTTGGCAATCCGACGGCATCGCTCAGCTCGCTTGGACAGGAGTCTCTTCGTTCTTTGATTCAACCGCGCAGCACAGCTTTGAATGAGACCGGTCCGGATGGTCGAAATGGACACAGCTCCTCGCTCGTGGAGAGGTCCAGAGCAGCGACTGCTTGGGATCCATCGtatgagaaggaagaaatcGATTGGTACTCGGAATACAGAGACAGACATGGGCCAATTTCTTTCAGTTGGCTACAGCAGCCGTATACGAGATCCAGGAACAATAAGAAAGAGGCCCCGGAGGTGAAAGGGATTGGCCTGCTGCGGGGTCGGAACTCCGCAGGGCACCACAAGGTGGTTGCGCCATTGGAAGATGGCAGTGTTTGCATATGGGATTTGAACCATTCCTATAGCGCTGCGCCTCAGTCTACCAAGGGCAGGGTCCTTGGTGTTAGTGCTCCGGGGATTCTAACAGCTTCCAATTCAGCATCAGAGTTTCTGAATCTGGGAGAATGCGTGAGCGTGGACTCCGTCCGTCGACGAGCATATATGGCAGTTGGGAACGTTTTGAACGAAGTGGACCTGGAGACACTTCAAGTGGTCACGCAGCAGCGCTACCCTTGCCCTGTGTTTGCTCTATCACAGGAAACGGATTATTCGGCACCGTTGACGTTGGCTACGTGGTTGAATCTTTATATCCATGATCCTCGATTGTCAGCACCAGGTTCTGTGGAACCTGATGTTACATACGCATTGTTATCCCAACCTAATCCTTTGTCCATCTTACATCCCCCTTCTCTACATGAGCATGCTATCCTCGTCGCTGGTCGCTTCCCTGCCATATTGCATTACGATCGCCGATTCTTCCCTCATTTGCAAAATATCGTTCATTCTGGTGGCAGTCTATGCGGTCTTGCCTCAGCGCCTTCTCCTCAATTTTCGGTGTGTGCGGATTCAAATGGGTCAGATGTGCAAAAGATAGTTGCTTGTGGGGAATATAAAGGCAGAGGCTCGCTGGAACTGTATAATCTTACACCGTCGGAAACGTCTTCCGGTCTTTCTTCGGCAGCATATCAGAACCGTCAGAGTGCTGCGCGGTCAAAATTGTTGTCTGTCGCATCGCACGGTGTTCGTCTCGTCTACTCCGATGCAGATGGGAATGTCAAATGGGTAGAGAGAGACGGACGTTCCGAAATCCGTCATTGGAATATAAATAATCATCTGTCAGATATGAAAGCAAACCAACGCACAGCCAATTCTGGAGCTGCTGAGGAGCCAGATGAAGACGACGCTGAGACAGGTGGTTTATTCACCAGTTCACGTGGTAACAACGAAGTTGTCCAAAAGGTTATGCCTACGGGGGGCAGCTTGATGGACGATGAGCTTCTCATCTGGACTGGAGAGCGGATTGGACGTCTTCAGTTCTCTGGGATCCCGGAACCGGATCTTAATCAAggggatgaagaagaggatatccCTATTGATGAGGAACTTGACAGCACTACTCGTGAGAGGCTACGAGATCagagaagagagcagctGCGACGCGAGAATGAGTATGCGCGGACGATGCGAAGGGCATTGGAGAGGCAGGCTGATGAAGTCCGTCGGATGGGAGGTTTTGGTTTATGA
- the CHK1 gene encoding putative serine/threonine protein kinase (COG:D;~EggNog:ENOG410PG25;~InterPro:IPR017441,IPR008271,IPR000719,IPR011009;~PFAM:PF07714,PF14531,PF00069;~go_function: GO:0004672 - protein kinase activity [Evidence IEA];~go_function: GO:0005524 - ATP binding [Evidence IEA];~go_process: GO:0006468 - protein phosphorylation [Evidence IEA]) produces the protein MMQHSQLAPLPSDLPFRIVSKTIGQGAYACIKKACPSNADNPVIAVKFIHKEYAARHGRISPRQLQMEATVHKHIVGHNNIISFYATGEDDVWRWIAMELAEGGDLFDKIEADEGVGEDIAHVYFTQLISAVGYMHSKGVGHRDIKPENMLLTVDGNLKIADFGLATLFEYKGATKLSTTFCGSPPYIAPEVIACSSRGGQRGAGYRPDVVDIWSCGIVLFVLLAGNTPWDSPTETSAEYDEYVRTNARTSDELWKELPPATLSLMRGMLNIDPASRFLLEDVRRHPWYTRENRYLTPDGKLGDPINLATSMFESLHIDLTRPVSRVANGATPRPDRMDVDTDDMDHRLPSTQPEMVRADMLVDWDMPHLADTFSSTQPSGRPLIVDDAMLADNLEEEPSMSQFSPHPSVPLSRTQKAQRFGDIIPLRTMTRFFSIWELKLLVPLICEALHRLGVPVPAIPAVSQGDTGAMIRVVTNDPRKCVLQGKILIECVAEGLFEIEFMKVKGDPLEWRRFFKKVVILCKDAIYTPES, from the exons ATGATGCAGCACTCTCAGCTTGCCCCGCTACCGAGCGATCTTCCCTTTCGCATTGTCTCCAAGACTATCGGACAGGGAGCGTATGCTTG TATAAAAAAAGCCTGTCCTTCGAACGCCGATAATCCCGTCATCGCCGTCAAGTTCATTCACAAAGAATACGCCGCGCGCCATGGCAGGATCAGTCCGCGTCAATTGCAGATGGAAGCGACCGTCCATAAACACATAGTTGGCCATAACAATATTATATCCTTTTATGCGACGGGAGAGGATGATGTCTGGCGCTGGATCGCAATGGAATTGGCTGAGGGTGGCGATCTCTTCGACAAGATTGAGGCTGATGAGGGTGTGGGGGAGGATATTGCCCATGTCTATTTCACGCAGCTCATCAGTGCCGTGGGCTATATGCATTCCAAGGGAGTTGGGCATCGCGATATTAAGCCCGAAAACATGCTCTTGACGGTTGACGGGAACCTCAAGATTGCGGATTTTGGTCTGGCAACGTTGTTTGAGTACAAAGGGGCCACTAAACTATCGACTACATTCTGCGGCAGTCCTCCATACATTGCCCCAGAAGTAATTGCGTGCAGCTCTCGCGGTGGACAGAGAGGAGCAGGTTATCGGCCTGACGTGGTGGACATTTGGTCTTGTGGTATCGTTCTGTTCGTCTTGCTTGCTGGGAATACGCCATGGGACAGTCCGACGGAGACGAGCGCGGAGTACGATGAATACGTTAGAACGAATGCGAGGACCTCGGACGAATTATGGAAAGAGCTGCCGCCCGCAACTCTATCATTAATGCGTGGAATGTTGAACATCGACCCCGCTAGTCGCTTTTTGTTAGAGGATGTCAGGAGACACCCCTGGTACACCCGAGAGAACCGGTATCTGACACCGGACGGCAAGCTAGGTGATCCGATCAACTTGGCAACGTCCATGTTTGAATCGTTACACATCGACCTGACACGGCCGGTATCCCGGGTCGCCAATGGTGCCACACCCAGGCCGGATCGCATGGACGTGGATACAGATGATATGGACCATAGACTCCCATCTACGCAGCCGGAGATGGTACGAGCAGACATGTTGGTCGACTGGGATATGCCCCATCTGGCCGATACTTTCTCATCAACCCAGCCCTCCGGCAGGCCCCTAATTGTGGACGACGCTATGCTGGCCGACAACCTCGAGGAAGAACCGTCCATGTCCCAGTTCTCCCCCCATCCATCCGTGCCACTGAGCCGGACTCAGAAAGCGCAACGGTTCGGTGACATTATACCTCTACGTACTATGACCCGTTTCTTCTCTATCTGGGAACTTAAGCTCCTGGTTCCCTTGATTTGTGAGGCCTTGCACCGTTTGGGAGTCCCTGTGCCTGCAATTCCCGCAGTTTCACAGGGAGATACCGGTGCAATGATCCGGGTTGTCACAAATGATCCCAGAAAGTGTGTATTGCAGGGCAAGATTCTGATCGAATGTGTAGCAGAAGGTCTTTTCGAGATTGAATTTATGAAAGTCAAGGGTGATccacttgaatggagacgtTTCTTCAAGAAGGTGGTCATTCTCTGCAAAGATGCCATCTATACGCCGGAATCTTGA